The genome window ATAGACACCGGAACGGGGGCGAACCGGGAGGCCCTCTTCGAGACGATCGAGGAGATCGGGATCGGCCGCGACGAGCTCGCGTGGATCCTGCCGACCCACGCCCACCTCGACCACGCCGGCGGGGCGGGCTACCTCGCCGAGCGCTACCCGAACGCGGAGGTTCGGGTGCCCGAGAAGGGCGTCCGGCACCTCGTCGATCCCGAGGCGCTCGTCGCGGGCACCAAGTCGGCGGTCGAGGACCAGTGGGAGTACTACGCGGAGCCGAAGCCGGTCCCCGAAGACCGGATCGAGGGGGTGAGCGAGGGCGACCGGATCGATCTGGGCGACCGCGAGCTCGTCGTCCGCGAGGCGCCCGGCCACGCACCCCACCACGCGGTGTACCACGACCCCGACGCGGACGTGGTGTTCGCCGCCGACGCCGCCGGCATCTACGTCCCCGAAGTCGACGCGGTGACCCCGACGACGCCGCCGCCGCAGTTCGACTTCGAGCAGTGTCTCGACGATATCCGGCTGATCGAGGAGCTCGACCCCGACACGCTCTGTTTCGGCCACTTCGGGCCTCGCGACTGCGACGCGGACCTGCTCGGCGAGGCGAAGCGGGCGTACGTCGAGTGGGTCGAGCGGGTCCGCGAGAAGCGCGCCGAGCTCGACGACGACGAGGCGGTCGTCGAGCACTTCGAGGCGGCGAGCCGCGACATCGACTACTGGAACCCCGAGCGCGCCAAGGCGAACACGAGCCTGAACGCGCGCGGCGTGTTGACGTATCTCGACCGCGTCGACGACGAAGAGGAGCGACGATCGTGATCCCCGACGCGGACCGCCGAGAGAAACGCCCTAAACCCCGCCGCCCGTAGGCCCGACCAGATGGGCATCTTCGACACGATCCGGGCCGTGCTCGGGACGAGCGCCGAGACCGACGCGACCCGCGAGGCGGACCCCGAGGACCTCTTCGGGATGTCGACCGCGTACATGACGATGGAGGCGGACCTCCGCTACGACCACTGCGGGGAGGCCGCGCTCTGCTTCTCCGGGATGGACAGCACCCGGTTCGACGAGGCGGTCGAGACCGTCGAGGCCATCTTAGAGGCCGGCGAGATCGACACCGGCACCGGCTTCCACCGCCACGAGGACGACCACGGCTACCAGTGGTTCGTGCTGGAGGACGACGACCCCGAGGACCTGGTGACGAGCGTCCACTTCGCGGCCGACCAGTTCATCGAGGAGGGGTTCGGATCGCGGCTGCTCGCGGCCGTGTTCGGCTTCGAGAACGACGACGGTCCGGCCTACTGGATCTACTCGTTCCGGCGCGGCGCCTACTACCCGTTCGCGCCGCGGGGGACGAGCGACCGGAACCAGCGGGTCGAGTTCAAGCTCCAGTCGGTCCTCGACGGCGAGCTCGGCTTAGAGGACGACGAGTCGTACTGGTATCCGCTGTGGCCCGACGCGCCCGGGAACCACCCGTGGGAGTGAGCGCGGGTGACGATATGAACGACGGCTCGGACGCGGGTATTGCCGGGCGGAACACCCCGAGGAAGCGCCTGCTCCGCGGAATCGCCGTCCAGACGGCGGCCGTCGCCGCGGCGGTCCACCTGCTGTGGGCGTGGCCGCGGCTCGGATCGCCGCCGGACGCGCGCCCCTACTTCTTCCTCGCCGGGAGCGCGCTCGCGGCCGCGGTCGCCGTCGCGACGCTCCGGGGCGGGGAGTACCGGCGGCTGTACGCGCTCGGGGCGGGGACGCTCGGGGCGTTCCTCGGCGGGTTCCTCGCGTGGCACGGGGGCGACGCGGCCGCGGCGCTCGCCGCGGAGCCGCTGGCGGTCGTCGCGGTGATCGTCGAGGTCGTCGGCGTCGGCGCCTACCTCGCGCTCTACCGTCTCGCGCCGCCGACGAGCGTCGTCGTCGAGCGGCGGCGGGGCGGAGGGGACGTCGAACGCGAGGACGCGGCGGAGGAGGAGTCGCCGTGACCGACGCGTACCGAACGGTGGCAGAGCGCGCGACCGCGCGGTTCGAGGTCCAGGGGTCGGAGTTCCTCGGGCACGTCGCGCCCGTCGACACGGTCGAGGCGGCGGAGTCGTTCGTCGAGGCGGTCGGGGAGGAGTACGCGGACGCGACCCACAACGTGCCCGCGTACCGGGTCCCCGCGGGCGAGCCGTCCGAGCGCACGCCGGGCTCGGAGCCGATGCTCCGGGAGTACTCGTCGGACGACGGCGAGCCGACCGGTTCCGCGGGGAAGCCGGCGCTGAACGTCCTCCAGCAGCGCGAGGTCCGGAACGTCGCCGCGGTGGTGACGCGGTACTACGGCGGGACGAACCTCGGGGTCGGCGGGCTCGCGCGCGCCTACTCACGCGCGGTGAAGGAGGG of Halorubrum trapanicum contains these proteins:
- a CDS encoding MBL fold metallo-hydrolase, which codes for MRAGEFEPVRGVEDLYVHDTGMFDTDEYGAVYVYDAERPIVIDTGTGANREALFETIEEIGIGRDELAWILPTHAHLDHAGGAGYLAERYPNAEVRVPEKGVRHLVDPEALVAGTKSAVEDQWEYYAEPKPVPEDRIEGVSEGDRIDLGDRELVVREAPGHAPHHAVYHDPDADVVFAADAAGIYVPEVDAVTPTTPPPQFDFEQCLDDIRLIEELDPDTLCFGHFGPRDCDADLLGEAKRAYVEWVERVREKRAELDDDEAVVEHFEAASRDIDYWNPERAKANTSLNARGVLTYLDRVDDEEERRS
- a CDS encoding YigZ family protein, giving the protein MTDAYRTVAERATARFEVQGSEFLGHVAPVDTVEAAESFVEAVGEEYADATHNVPAYRVPAGEPSERTPGSEPMLREYSSDDGEPTGSAGKPALNVLQQREVRNVAAVVTRYYGGTNLGVGGLARAYSRAVKEGVDAAGVVEERPHRSLVVETEYDDSGTVRGVIESTGVEFDADYGERVRFDLRVPVAEVEELRERLNDATSGRVDIER